From Excalfactoria chinensis isolate bCotChi1 chromosome 14, bCotChi1.hap2, whole genome shotgun sequence:
AAGCGACAGAGAGCAGAATATGGTCTTTTTCCCACCATGAATTCCTGGTTCGTGCTGCAGTGGAAAAGATAGTGCTGAGTTtggagctgtgctctgagcctCTCTCCCAGCTGATGTGTGTTAGTCCAGAGCTTCAGAGCTCTGGTCCACATGTGCACTCATAAAGGTGACTCTGTATAGGCAGCCTCTGCACCTAAACACAGCAACTGCCCCTCCATCTCTAGGGGAGTAAGAGGCTCTTTTGAGGATTCTCTGCCTCCTCTGCATTGCCAAGGTGCTGAGAGGACATCCATACATataccaccaccaccccccccccaattgCACACTGCACAGACAGTGGGCTGACCTGATGCAGTCAGAGCAAGAGACAGCCCGCACATTGCTGAGCATTGCTGGGGAAGGCAGTCTTTACAGAGGGATATCTTTATTGCTACCATGTGCTTTGGTCTTCAGGTTCAGCCCCCAAAGCAAGAGCCAACATAGCACTGCTGATGGTTGGGGTTGTTGTGCACAGTtggtggctctgggcagctgttacCCTTGAGACTGCTGGACAAAAGCTTTGGCTGTGTGCTCTGCCACAGCGTTGGGTCTCGGGTGTGTTTTCTCTGCCTGTAGAGCAACTTGATTTGCTGCATTAGTAAAAATAGATGGGCTAATGAATTCAGCTGATGCAACcctgcgtgagtgtgtgtgtgcatgcgcTTAtgtctgtttgtgtgtatatatgtgcatgtatgtgtgcGTCTCCATATCGAGGCTCATGCAAGGTGCATCCGCCAGCCCCTAGGGCTCTgatgtgagtgtgtgtgtgtgtgtgtgtccaagcatatctgtttgtgtatgtgtgtgtgtgcagaaagCCGTGAGCGATGGCTGCTTGCTGCCGAGCAGCTCTCTGTCACTGAAGCAGTAGCtctacagaaataattttgcatcAGCCTTGGATTCTGGCACTGCAATAGCAGGGCTGCACGGGAGGCtagcagggcagcaggagcccTACACAGGGATCTGGTGGAGCAGCAGGGGGGGCATTACGGGGGACAGTAAAGGCGGTAGGGGTCTTTCGGGACGTTTTGAGGGGTGTTTCTGCAGAGTGTTGGTGCCCGAGGCCGGCGGGGCacgccgctccccgccgcgcTGAACGGGGCCGGTGTTGCTGTCCATGGTGCTGAATTGGGTCTCTGTCGCTGTCCATAGTCCTGAAGGGAAGGGGAGCTGCGTGGCTGTACGCGGTGCCGAACGCTGCCAGGACCTCTGCAATGCTGAACGGGACTGCCCGGCCTCGGCCCGTCTCTCTCCATGGACCACCGAGTCCTGCCAGCCCTGAGCCTCCGGTATCTCCTGAGCTGCCCTGATAGCCCAGAGCCCACAGTGGCCCTCAAATCTGGTTGCACTGGACTGCAGACTGACCCAGTGCATCTCTGCCACAGCCTGGGCAAAGAGAGCCCATACATACACGGGGATGGCACTAGCAGGTGACTGCCCACCCCACCTGTGTCTCGAGGTTCCCATCCCTTATCGTTACCACATGGAGACAGTAAACTCTCCAATGGTTTGGACAAATGCTCTCTTCCTTGGTACTTTTGTCTTATCCTTCCCAGCTTCATCATCCGCATAATGTTTGTAGTGACACACTCTTAGacccccttctttcttctctcttcctgcgTCAATTCCGCCCCCCACCACTGCATCATCACTCATTGTGGATGAGAAAGCCCTCATGAATGGAGCGATTTCTCCGCAGTGACATTTCCTGTGAAATGTGCACCCTGGAATCAATTTGGGAGTCTAAAAGAATGTGCCCTTTGCTTTTGTCAGGTTTCCTCCCACTGTGGACTGAGATTTGGTACAGCTGACAGAAACCTCCTTTATGAGGCCTGTGAGAGCAGAGGGGGCTTGCATGAGGGTCTCTGAAGCTGAGTCCTTCTCGTAAAGTCCCAGAGTTAGGATGGTTATGCCAAGCATTTAAGACTCCTTCTGAGAGAGGATGAAGGATCaaatctctgctctttctctgctttggAGTAAGGGTAAAAAACAAATATGTGGAGATATCTGCAGAACTGCAAGAACATCAGAAGGGACAAAGGTGCCAAAACTGGGGCTTGAGAGTGCAAAACTCTGTACTGACTTTCCCAAGGCTGTCCCAGTGCATTAGAGGAAAGGCCTGGGGCAGGTCATGGTGTGCCCCCTGTATCCCAGTGCACAGAAGTTCTGAAGGATGGAGTACTTGCACTTTGTACAATGGAGCAGTGTGGGCTCCCCTCTAGGCCAGAGGAGACtgtagggctgctgctgggggcttTCCTGGAGCAGTGAGGGGCAACTCCAGAGGCAATGAAGAAGTGATTATTAAGCCAACAATCCTCCCCAGCCTGTGCTCCCTGCCACAATCTCCAAGgtgctctcttctccaggagaGGTCCTGATGCTTTCAGGCTGATAGAATTCCTGGTTGTCCGTTTTCTCAGAGAGATGCAGCCATGTACAGTAAGCCTGGATGGACACAGCCATATCCCTGCAGGCCCGGCTTACTGCTATCCTTGCCTGAAACCTATCTTTGCTCAGAAGGCCTCCATCCCTGTTTGTGTTTCTACTTGAAGTGACTTCCCAGCTCATTCATGGCTTGGGATATCTGTAAGCCAGAAAGGCAGCTTCagtgcctggggcaggggaagCTAGCTCAGCTTCCCAAGGCAGAACTGTGAAAGCCACCAAGTCCACCACCCAAGCCCTGCCTTGAGGGTGAACCTCACAATGAGCTGGTTGTAACTGCTGCCAACGCCTCCCTCTGGCTGAATTACAGTCTGATGATTGTCAGCATCTGTCTCCTCCTGTGGCTGCCCCCCGTGGGAGCCCCCAATCCTGACTTGACTTCCGATGTCTGGAGACCACAGGCTGCCCCTCTCCCACTACCTGACCTCTCCCCAAAGGCAGCCAGCATGGTGAATTTCTCTCACTGTGGGCTCCGTGCCGGAGCGACagcccttctgtgctgtgcagtaattatctgttttgatttgtgttGTAGTGCTGTGTTAGACACCCTGGTGCACGTTCTGTTTGCTTCCCTAATTGCTGCCAAccttggagctgctgtgtggtttgttttttttttttttcattttcccctcctcttctccttctttcAAGCAAATTTAGCCAAGCATCTGAGGCCCAAACCCTCTATAGGTCAGTGTAAGTGAAGGCAGCAGAGGCCGCATCCAAGTGGGAAGCGGCGTCAGGCTGTCTGCTCAGGGCCAGATCCATTCCCGGAGGATGGGCTCTGGCAGTGCCAATGCCACTGTGCCAGGCTGCTGTGGGGAGGTGAGAGGCTTCACCACTGGCTGCTTCCCATCTGCAGGGTGAATGGGCAGAAAACTAGCCCTTAAAGAATGGGGCAAAGTCTGGGAGAAAGCTGCTGTTCAGCTTCACCATGCTGGTGGGGGGTTCCTGGGCTCTCAATTCGGGGGGCTGCTCCACTTCTGGCTGGTGCAGCAGGGCATGGAGATGATGGGAGGGTTGGAGCAatgggctgggggcagcagggagaTCTCCAGCTGTGTCCTGGGACTGTGGGGCTGTTGGAGTGCAGCGTAGAGGCTGGCTTTGGCCAGCACTGTCTCCAGGGTGGGACAGCCTCAAAGCCTGCAACAGCCTCAACAGCCAATACTCTGCTTTCTTGGTGCCCTCAGTCACCTTCCTGGGGGCAGAAAGCAGGGACATGGCCACTGCCACCTCCTGTTCCCTTTCTGCCAGGCTCCCTTCTTACAGGCCTCAGCCATCCAAAGTATTTTCTCACTTTAATCTCAGCTTTTATTGTGGCTTTGAGCTGGTGACTGTGTCCTCAGGTCCCATTAGCAAACACAAGCTAATGTGCCACTCAGGCATGGCTGTCACTGAGCAGTGCCTGTCCCTCAGGACCCGGGAGTGACAACTCTGTCTCTCTTATCCCCATGGGCTCCATTTCTGCAGGTTCCAGCTCCTCCCATGTCCATGGATGTTCTGGAAGCCCAGCCTCCTCTGGCTCCATCTCAAGCTGGGCCCTAAAGGGGATGGGAACCTAGTCCTTTGTCAGGGCTTGGTTTGGGTGAGCTTGTGTGCTGGGGCACAGGGTGTTGGCAGGATGGGTCTGACACTGTTGGGGCACTGTGCCAGGCACTGGCTGGTAGGGGGAATCAAGCCCCCATCAATTATTCACCTCTGTATTTATAGAGGGAAATGTGATTAATAATGCATGGTGGGGTGTGGCAGGGCCATTTGAAAGCCTGTCTGGCTgcagctgaaatatttattgGCTTGTTTTGATGCAGTGCCACTGCAAACCATAGCACCCAGTTGGCACGGGCTCACTGGACAGCATGGCATGTGTAATCTCTGTCACCCAAGCCATGCATCCCAGTGAGCCCAGTGCTGGCCTAAACCTGCTTACCACCCTTCTGTATTGCAGAGAGACCCGTGGAAGATGTCGAACTCGAGAAACGGCGACACCAAGCCCCCATGTTTGCCTCGCAATGGACTGGTAAAGATCCCCACACAGCCCAACGGCCTCGGCTCTGCCAGCATCACCAAAGGCACCCCCGCCGTGAAAAACCGCCTGTGCCAGCCTTCCTCCGTGCCTGCCATCCTCAGCCCAGCCTTAACCCCCCGCAGCGACCTGTCTGTCCCCAGCCTGGCCTCACCGCTCTCCCTGGCCGCTCTGGCTGGTGTCTCATCCCCTCCCGGCACCTCCTTGGTGGCACTGAACTCGAGCGAGGCCACTCCAGGCTCGGAGCATCCCTCTCCAGAACGGCTGCCCGGTTCACCATCAGAGAGGCAGCTGGTGGTGGATGAGAAGATCCTCAACCGCCTCTTCTGGTACTTTTCGGCTTGTGAGAAGTGTGTGTTGGCACAGGTGTGCAAGGCGTGGCGGCGAGTGCTCTACCAACCCAAGTTTTGGGTGGGTCTGACACCTGTCCTGCACACCAAAGAGCTCTACAACGTCCTGCCTGGTGGTGAGAAGGAGTTTGTCAGcctgcagggctttgctgtGCGGGGTTTTGATGGTTTCTGCCTCGTGGGCGTCTCCGACCTGGACATTTGTGAGTTCATTGACAACTACCCCTTGTCCAAGAAGGGGGTCAAGTCTATGAGCCTTAAAAGGTCAACCATCACGGATGCAGGGCTGGAGGTAGGTGGCCTCAGCACCAGTGAGGTGGCCAGGGACTGGGGATGGGTTAGATGCCAGAAAGGCGGCACTATGGATTGCCCTGAAGAGATGTCCCCATGGATGTCACTAGTGCTGTCTCCATAGTCTGTTTGCACCCAAGGTGGAGGCAAGGTTTGGGGGACAATGCTTGATTCCCCACCATGTGGCAATGCTCCCAGGCTTTGGCACAACGTGTCCAGATGTGTCAATCCACAAGCACAACAGCACCTGGAAACAAGCATGCTACAGTCTGTATCAGAGAGagctttctctttccccacAAAGGGCATGGCCCACCTCCCAGTCatcagcaggcaggcagcatcaGCACCCTACTCGTCCCTGTGCCCGTGGCCTGGGATCCAGAAGGGTGCAAGGCTTCCCTCCCAAGCTTTTGGGGAAGGATGTTTATCCCCATCACCCATGGGAGTACATACAGCCTTTACCCATCCCTTccaggaaggagcagctgtgTAAGGATGTGGCTGATCAGTGGGAAGAGGCAGAGTAATGGGATGATGCCCGTTGAGCAatgagggaatggcatggagctgaaTCAGGGGTGGGTTGTATTGGAACTTAGGGAAATGTTCTTCACTGGAGGGTGGAGGGCATGGAACGTGCTCCCCAAGGCAGTGGTCATGGTACCAAGCCaccagagttcaagaagtgcTGGGATAGTGCTCTCAAACACAGGGCTTGTGTGACCCTGTGTGGAGTCAGCAGTCAGATTcggtgatccttgtgggtccctttcaactcaggatattcAGTGATgctaggattctgtgattctgtgcttctctgaTTCTGTGCTGCCCCTGGCCAGGTGATGCTGGAGCAGATGCAGGGTGTGGTGAGGCTGGAGCTGTCGGGCTGCAACGACTTCACGGAGGCCGGGCTGTGGTCAAGCCTCAATGCCCGCATCACAGCGCTGAGCGTCAGCGACTGCATCAACGTGGCTGATGATGCCATCGCGGCCATCTCACAGCTCCTGCCCAACCTTGCCGAGCTCAACCTGCAAGCCTACCATGTGACGGACACGGCTCTCGCCTACTTCACGGCCAAGCAGGGTTACACCACCCACACCCTGCGCCTCAATTCCTGCTGGGAGATCACCAACCATGGCGTGGTCAACATGGTGCACAGCTTGCCCAACCTGAGTGTCCTCAGCCTCTCGGGCTGCTCCAAGGTGACAGATGATGGTGTGGAGCTGGTAGCCGAGAACCTGCGCAAGCTACGCAGCCTTGACCTGTCCTGGTGCCCTCGCATCACAGACATGGCTCTGGAGTACATCGCCTGTGACCTGCACaagctggaggagctggtgcTCGACAGGTATGGGATCATGCCAAGGGTGGTGGGTGCAGCGAGTTGGCCATGGGCTGGAGATGATTCATCTGCTTGTCCTATGTCTCCATAGGTGTGTGCGGATCACTGACACTGGCCTCAGCTACCTGTCCACCATGTCATCCCTGCGGAGCCTTTACCTGCGCTGGTGCTGCCAGGTAGGGGAGAACTAGGGCTGGGCTGCCCACATTGGGAGCCCATGGATGTACACACACCGCTGGTGGCATCgagctgggatgggatgggaaatCAGGATGCTGCCATGGGTCTGATGCAGAGCCCTGGGCAGAGGGGTGATGTGGAGCTGCGAATATGGGGAGAGATGGGGGGCACCTGTAGGCTCAGTAGGGCTCAGCTCCATCATACTGTCACATCCCTTGTTCCATCACCCTGCCCCACCATCATGTCATGTCCCACCACCACGTTCCACCTCCACATCCCATCACCCTATTGCACTCCTGTTCTTTGTTACTATAACCCAACATACTGCTCCGCCACCTGACTCCATCACTCAGTCCCACCACCCTGCCCCACTCAGCCTCAGGATCCATGAGTGCCGTACCCCATTTTTGGCACCTCTGCCTGTCTTCATCTTGGTCCCACTCCTGTATCTTTTACAGGTGCAGGACTTCGGCCTGAAGCACCTCCTGGGCATGGGCAGCCTACGCCTCCTATCTCTTGCTGGTGAGACCTGTGCATGAggtgatgtggggctgggggtgtcTGGGAACGGGGGCAAGGCCAGTCCTTGGGAACAGAAATGAGGACCCCCATCACAGCAGGGttgctgcagctcagggaaCCTCAAGTCCTGTGGCACCCACATGGGGGTACGGGGaagggaatggggatggggacaaggATGGGAACACCGTGGTGACAGTGACATTGTCCCCCTGCAGGCTGCCCCTTGTTGACCACCACGGGCCTCTCGGGGCTGgtacagctgcaggagctggaggagctggagctcaCCAATTGCCCTGGAGCCACGCCAGAGCTCTTCAAGTACTTCTCCCAGCACCTGCCCTGCTGCATGGTCATCGAGTAGCGCCCACCTGATGAGGACCAGCCCCCCCTAAACCCAGCTGCGACGGCACCCAACCCATTTCTTCCCGTCGGCAGGATTAGGGGGGGTGCAAAAGACGCTGCTCATTCAACTGACCCACATGTAAAGCCCCTGCCTCGATGTCCTGGATGCCAGCACCCCCCAACTTGCCCCTGCCTCACAGCCACAGAGGGGCCTGGGCACAGCGAGAGGAGACCCCTGCTTTTtggcacccatgggtgctgcacGGACGGGAGCCCGGGACCCCCTGCACAGAGCCATGGGCAGCCCCAGATGGGAGAAAAAAGCTGACCCCCCCCGTGCTGTGCGTCCCCCCTTGCCCATCCATAGGATGCTTTCCTCCACCCTCGCATGCTCGCTTGCTTCAGTCTCGTGGCACAGCAGGGGGGACAGTGACAAGTGGCACCCACCACCCTGCTGCCAACCAGCCCCTCcacacagctctcccagctgggctgtggCCTCCCTCCCTACTCCCCCCCCTAACACATCACTGCGCCCCATTTccaatggggtcagtggggcgATATCCCCTTGCTGCTAGGGGCTGTCACCCCTTTACTGCCTGGGGAACATGGAGGGATGCGGGGGCCATCACCACTGTGGCCACTCTTATGTCCAGAGGCAATTCATCCGGCTGGGATGGGTCCCACTGTccccatggggctgggggtccGGCCCTGTGTCCCACTGCGGCTCGCAGGTGTCACGGGGACAGCGGGGACGCCGAGCAAAGGCAGGGGGACGTCACCTCGGGATGCAACGCCGCTTCTTCCAGACCTAAAGCCATCGCCCGGGTGCCACCAAACCGCCCCACTGCAGGGCCCAGCCAGCACCTCGGGGTACCCCAAGTGTTGGGAGCTGGGGGCTGAGCCGGCACGGGGTATGGGCACGGACACGGGCACGGACACGGACACGCTTTCGGGTTGTTTTGCCTTTGTAACGGCCGGGAAGGAACTGCTGCACCACCCGCCGCCTCCGCTGGCTCCTTTGTCCAAAACACCCACTTCTCATCCCAAAACAGCCCGAGGTTCTGGCCCTGAAAGGGGGCTGGGGTGCTCCAGGTCAGGGTGGCACCCCTAAAACTGCCAGCACGTCACTATGGGAAGTGGGTGCTGGGCACCCAATGGGGACAGGTGGGGGCACATATAGGGACTCCTCCTCACAGGACCGGGGTGAGCAGGTGCAGCCCCCAAAGGAAGATGGAAGTGGGGAGCAAAGCCAAAGGTGAGGTAGGAGTGGGGTCTGAGGGTGCCCTGGGCTGGGGGTGCCAGCAGATCTGGTCCCACATCAGCCCCCCCTGCAGTGCACCCCCTCAGCGTGCCCCATCCTGCAAACCCACCTCCTGGTCATCCACCCCCACATACCACCGTGGCACAGTGCACCCCCACAACCCCCAGTGCACCCTCATACCCCAATTCCTCCCTATCTCCAGTGCAACCCAACATCCTTCATCTCCCCAACCCTCTCAGTGCACCACTATATCCCCCATGTATGCCTAAGCTGCAGTGTGCCCCCATGACCCCCAATGCCTCCCATGTCCCCCAGCCCACCCACCACACTTTcccatgaccccatatcccctgTGCACCCTCGTGACCCCCCCAACATTCCCTGCCCGTGTCTCCCCATATCTCCCAGCACACCCCCAGCTCTCTCCACACTTCCCACATCCCCAGCTTCCATTCCAGCCCCCTGTAGGCTCCATATCCCCCACTGTACCCCCATATCCCACTGTACCCCTTCATATCCCCCCGCTGCACCCCCAGGTACATCCCAGAGCCACCCATCTCCCCCAGTGTATCCCAGTGCCCCACATATCCCCCCTCCAGAGCCCCCCAAACCTCAGGAGCCCCCCCACAGCACCATGTCTCCCCATAACCCCCAGCACTCCCTCACATCCCACCATCGCTCCAGTATCTCCCAGTACAGCCCCACTCCCCACCGCACCCCAACGCCTTTGTGGGCGTGGCCTGCCAGAAAGGGGCGTGGCCTAATTAGGGGGCGTGGTCTGACAAGGGGTGGTGCTCCCGGCCGTAGCGgcggaaggggcggggcttagCGGAGGGAGGCGGGGCGTGGGCCGACCGGGCCGGCGGGGCTGCGTGGGGCTGCACGCTGCGGTAACGGGGGGCGATGGGGGGCTCTGAGGGGGGAATAGGTGGCTCGTGGAGGGTGACAGCAGGCTCCGGGGGCGCCCTGAGGGTGCTGTGGGTCGGGAGTAGGCCCTGACGGGGTTCGGaggaggctgtggggcagcgGCAGGGCCTGGCAGGCCCTGAAGGACTCAGAGAGGGTTCTGAGGGGGTTGTGGGCCTGGAGCAGGCCCTATGGGAGCTGTGAAGGGGCTCTGAGGGGGATGTGGGCCATGGTGGGACCTGAGATGAGGTAATGCAGCCTCTGAGGGGCTCAGGGGGCCTGGCTGAagggagtggggctgggggaaaaGCTCTCCAGGCAGTTCCTGTGTCCTATAGCAGTCCCTGTGTCCCATAGCAGTCCCTGTGTCCCATAGCAGTCCCTGTGTCCCATAGCAGTCCCTGTGTCCCGTAGCAGTCCCTGTGTCCCGTAGCAGTCCCTGTGTCCCATAGCAGTCCCTGTGTCCCTTAGCAGTCCCTGTGTCCCATAGCAGTCCCTGTGTCCCATAGCAGCCCCTGGCCCTACAGGAAGCTGTTCCTGCACACAGGGGTAGCAGGGAGCCCAGGGGAGCACCCCAAGGAGTGCAGTGCTCACTGAGCCTGGCACGAGCTCTGTCTCTCTCCTCACAGGTACCAAGCGAGCTTTGGCCTTTCAGCTTCCCACGCAGTTGATGCAAAGCCAGAACACCCCGGAGCTGCACCCACCCCTGATCAGCACTGGCTGAGGGGACGCGGGGCGGCCGCTGGGGCTTGGATGCAGCCTGCGGGGCTGCCAGCCTCCGAGCTCGCTCCCGGAGAGGGGACCCTGCACCGAGGACGGCCATGGAGAAGATGGCCAGGGTGAGCACGGCCCTGGGGGGCAACACCCTGACAGGGCGCACCATGTTTTGTCACCTGGACGCCCCTGCCAACGCCATCAGCGTGTGCCGCGACGCAGCCCAGGTTGTGGTGGCCGGTCGCAACATCTTCAAGATCTACTCCATCGAAGAGGAGCAGTTTGTGGAGAAGCTGAACCTCCGTGTGGGCCGCAAACCCTCGCTGAACTTCAGCTGTGCCGACGTGGTGTGGCACCAGATGGACGAGAACCTGCTGGCCACCGCTGCCACCAATGGCGTGGTGGTCACCTGGAACCTGGGCAAGCCGTCCCGCAATAAGCAGGACCAGCTGTTCACCGAGCACAAGCGCACCGTCAACAAGGTCTGCTTCCACCCCACCGAGGTGTACATGCTGCTCAGCGGCTCCCAGGATGGCTACATGAAGTGCTTTGACCTGCGCAAGAAGGACTCTGTCAGCACCTTCTCTGGTATGAGCCCAATCTCTTGCTTGCCCCTGTGCTTGCCCAGAACCATGAGGAGGGTTGAGCATAAGACCTGTGCTtggagcaggcagggagggagctgAGAGGCTTTGGCTGCTCAGTGTGGGCTTAGTAGGGATCATTGGGACTGCATTGGGccctccttccctcttctcAGGGCTGGGGGACTCCATATCTCTCCCAGCAGCGATACTGCTGAGGTTTTTTAGTTCTTAGCTGTTAGCATTGCTGGAGCTGCGTCCCACTGCACCTCAACTTCTCTCCCTGCTCAGGCCAGTCGGAGAGTGTGCGTGATGTGCAGTTCAGCATCCGCGACTACTTCACCTTTGCTGCCACCTTTGAGAACGGCAACGTGCAGCTGTGGGACATCCGCCGGCCCGACCGCTATGAGAGGATGTTCACAGCCCACAACGGCCCCGTCTTCTGCTGTGACTGGCACCCTGAGGACCGGTGGGTACGGAGCCAggcctctgccagctgctcaaCCTCAGCAGCAGAGAGCCTTAGGAATGGGTTGGGGCCTtccagagcagggcaggctcTCTGACCCCAGCCTCTTGCGTTGGTGTTGGAAGATGGAAACAAGTTTTCTTGAGGATGGAGAAGGGGGTAGGGGAAGCTGGGAGCCTGTCAGATGAGCGTGGTTTTACTCTGAGACAGGAGGGAGAGGTGCTGTCTGACCTCGTTGTTTGAGAGCAGAGGTGTTAGGTCAATGTGCGGGAGGATGTGATTGcagcccagctgcctcctgTGGTGTGGACAAGGCTCAGCCATGTCCTGGCACATGGGTATATCTGTGTTGAGGGCACCACCCATCCCACAGTCTGATGTATCATTATCTTCCTTCATCCTTCTCACAGGGGCTGGCTGGCAACAGGCGGCCGGGATAAGATGGTGAAGGTCTGGGACATGAACACCACGCGGGCAAAGGAGATCTACTGCGTGCAGACCATCGCCTCCGTAGCCCGGGTGAAGTGGCGGCCGGAGTGCAAGCACCACATTGCCACCTGCTCCATGATGGTGGACCACAACATCTATGTCTGGGACATACGACGGCCCTTCATCCCCTCTGCCATGTTTGAGGAACACAAGGACGTCACCACGGGCATCGTGTGGCGTCACCTCCACGACCCCTACTTCCTCCTGTCCGGCTCCAAAGACAGCACCCTCTACCAGCACATCTTCAAGGACGCCAGCCAGCCCATCGACCGGGCCAACCCCGAGGGGCTGTGCTACAGCCTTTATGGAGACCTGGCCTTTGCAGCCAAGGAAAGTCTCATCTCCTCTGACTCCAACCGCAAGCCCTACATCGGGGACCGCCGCCACCCCATCTTTTTCAAGCGCAAGCTGGACCCCACAGAGCAGTTTGAGTACATCTCCTCCTCCAGTGCCCTCAGTGTCTTTGAGACAGATGTGGAGAGTGGCAGCATGGACTGGTTTGTGCACACTGCCAAGCAGTACGCGCTGGCTGGCAGGCCCCTGGCTGAGCTCTGTGACCACAATGCCAAGGTGGCCAAGGGCTTGGACCGCAACCAGGTGAGCATGGGTGGAGGCCCTGGCTCTGCTATTTGGTCCCTCTGTCCCttctctgccctgcagctgccctCGGAAGGTTTCGCTCAGCCCTAGCACAGATCTGTAGTGCCATTGCCTATGGCAAGCACAGATTTCCTTCTGTGCCCAGAAACTTGATATCCCCATGGACCTTCTTAGCTTGGTAGAATGACAGATGATGGGTATCAGGGGCTGCTTTGTAAGAGGTG
This genomic window contains:
- the WDR24 gene encoding GATOR2 complex protein WDR24 isoform X2 — translated: MEKMARVSTALGGNTLTGRTMFCHLDAPANAISVCRDAAQVVVAGRNIFKIYSIEEEQFVEKLNLRVGRKPSLNFSCADVVWHQMDENLLATAATNGVVVTWNLGKPSRNKQDQLFTEHKRTVNKVCFHPTEVYMLLSGSQDGYMKCFDLRKKDSVSTFSGQSESVRDVQFSIRDYFTFAATFENGNVQLWDIRRPDRYERMFTAHNGPVFCCDWHPEDRGWLATGGRDKMVKVWDMNTTRAKEIYCVQTIASVARVKWRPECKHHIATCSMMVDHNIYVWDIRRPFIPSAMFEEHKDVTTGIVWRHLHDPYFLLSGSKDSTLYQHIFKDASQPIDRANPEGLCYSLYGDLAFAAKESLISSDSNRKPYIGDRRHPIFFKRKLDPTEQFEYISSSSALSVFETDVESGSMDWFVHTAKQYALAGRPLAELCDHNAKVAKGLDRNQVAQTWTMLRIIYSSLGTVSSTNLNHSMGKGSTTLPLMNSFNLKDIPSGLGTESRLDRSKGESRTENILMDSSSTLINNEDNEETEGSDVPADYLLGDVEADEDDLYMMDHENPHEEQEYSLPQEAFPLRHEIVDNPSALDHLQDKADSPHVSGNEAETVSLTPVESFSLISISHSLYENRLPSDFFNPIVRDTLLFYAEQGDVQTAVSVLIVLGDRIRKEIDEQTQEHWYTSYIDLLQRFQLWNISNEVIKLSTCRAINCLNQASTTLHINCSNCKRPMSNRGWICDRCRQCASMCAVCHHVVKGLFVWCQGCSHGGHLQHIMKWLETSSHCPAGCGHLCEYS
- the WDR24 gene encoding GATOR2 complex protein WDR24 isoform X1 yields the protein MEKMARVSTALGGNTLTGRTMFCHLDAPANAISVCRDAAQVVVAGRNIFKIYSIEEEQFVEKLNLRVGRKPSLNFSCADVVWHQMDENLLATAATNGVVVTWNLGKPSRNKQDQLFTEHKRTVNKVCFHPTEVYMLLSGSQDGYMKCFDLRKKDSVSTFSGQSESVRDVQFSIRDYFTFAATFENGNVQLWDIRRPDRYERMFTAHNGPVFCCDWHPEDRGWLATGGRDKMVKVWDMNTTRAKEIYCVQTIASVARVKWRPECKHHIATCSMMVDHNIYVWDIRRPFIPSAMFEEHKDVTTGIVWRHLHDPYFLLSGSKDSTLYQHIFKDASQPIDRANPEGLCYSLYGDLAFAAKESLISSDSNRKPYIGDRRHPIFFKRKLDPTEQFEYISSSSALSVFETDVESGSMDWFVHTAKQYALAGRPLAELCDHNAKVAKGLDRNQVAQTWTMLRIIYSSLGTVSSTNLNHSMGKGSTTLPLMNSFNLKDIPSGLGTESRLDRSKGESRTENILMDSSSTLINNEDNEETEGSDVPADYLLGDVEADEDDLYMMDHENPHAEEQEYSLPQEAFPLRHEIVDNPSALDHLQDKADSPHVSGNEAETVSLTPVESFSLISISHSLYENRLPSDFFNPIVRDTLLFYAEQGDVQTAVSVLIVLGDRIRKEIDEQTQEHWYTSYIDLLQRFQLWNISNEVIKLSTCRAINCLNQASTTLHINCSNCKRPMSNRGWICDRCRQCASMCAVCHHVVKGLFVWCQGCSHGGHLQHIMKWLETSSHCPAGCGHLCEYS
- the FBXL16 gene encoding F-box/LRR-repeat protein 16 — translated: MSNSRNGDTKPPCLPRNGLVKIPTQPNGLGSASITKGTPAVKNRLCQPSSVPAILSPALTPRSDLSVPSLASPLSLAALAGVSSPPGTSLVALNSSEATPGSEHPSPERLPGSPSERQLVVDEKILNRLFWYFSACEKCVLAQVCKAWRRVLYQPKFWVGLTPVLHTKELYNVLPGGEKEFVSLQGFAVRGFDGFCLVGVSDLDICEFIDNYPLSKKGVKSMSLKRSTITDAGLEVMLEQMQGVVRLELSGCNDFTEAGLWSSLNARITALSVSDCINVADDAIAAISQLLPNLAELNLQAYHVTDTALAYFTAKQGYTTHTLRLNSCWEITNHGVVNMVHSLPNLSVLSLSGCSKVTDDGVELVAENLRKLRSLDLSWCPRITDMALEYIACDLHKLEELVLDRCVRITDTGLSYLSTMSSLRSLYLRWCCQVQDFGLKHLLGMGSLRLLSLAGCPLLTTTGLSGLVQLQELEELELTNCPGATPELFKYFSQHLPCCMVIE